The following are encoded together in the Deinococcus roseus genome:
- the sat gene encoding sulfate adenylyltransferase, translating to MTNTIVKSNLPTPHGGVLINRVQKFDGDLSTLPKIELSERNFADLELIATGVYSPLTGFMGEKDYLNVVENMRLEGGLPWSVPITLGVSQDVADQLSGLVVLTHGGEAVGTLNISEKYAARKEWEAGHVYKTTEEAHPGVAALYAQGDINLAGEVTLFELNRGQFANHHYTPAETREIFETRGWKTVVAFQTRNPIHRAHEYLHKVALELVDGLFLNPLVGATKSDDVPADTRMEAYEKLLEHYYPRTRVLLGVYPAAMRYAGPREAILHAISRRNYGCTHFIVGRDHAGVGSYYGTYDAQEIFGAYNPEELGLTILKFEHTFYCQTCGQMVSPRTCPHDSKHHLILSGTKVRGMLRAGENLPREFTRPEVAEILRAAYNAQD from the coding sequence ATGACCAACACCATCGTCAAAAGCAACCTGCCAACCCCCCACGGAGGGGTGCTGATCAACCGCGTTCAGAAGTTTGACGGGGACCTGAGCACCCTGCCAAAAATCGAACTGTCCGAGCGCAACTTTGCCGATCTGGAACTGATCGCCACAGGCGTGTACTCCCCCCTGACCGGATTCATGGGAGAAAAGGACTACCTGAACGTTGTTGAAAACATGCGCCTTGAGGGTGGACTGCCCTGGAGCGTGCCCATCACCCTGGGTGTGTCTCAGGACGTGGCAGATCAGCTTTCTGGTCTGGTCGTGCTGACCCATGGCGGCGAAGCTGTCGGGACCCTCAACATCAGTGAAAAATACGCTGCCCGCAAAGAATGGGAAGCTGGACACGTCTACAAAACCACCGAAGAGGCCCACCCTGGCGTGGCTGCACTCTATGCCCAGGGAGACATCAATCTGGCCGGTGAAGTGACCCTCTTTGAGCTGAACCGTGGGCAGTTTGCCAACCACCACTACACCCCTGCAGAAACCCGCGAGATCTTCGAGACCCGTGGCTGGAAAACTGTGGTGGCGTTCCAGACCAGAAACCCCATTCACCGTGCCCACGAGTACCTGCACAAGGTTGCTCTTGAACTGGTGGATGGTCTGTTCCTGAACCCTCTGGTGGGTGCCACCAAGTCTGACGATGTTCCTGCAGACACCCGCATGGAAGCCTACGAGAAACTGCTGGAGCACTACTACCCCAGAACCCGTGTTTTGCTGGGTGTGTACCCTGCTGCCATGCGTTATGCTGGTCCCCGTGAAGCGATCCTTCACGCCATCAGCCGCCGCAACTACGGCTGCACCCACTTCATCGTGGGCCGTGACCATGCTGGTGTGGGTTCCTACTACGGCACCTACGATGCCCAGGAGATCTTTGGTGCCTACAACCCTGAAGAACTGGGCCTGACCATCCTCAAATTCGAGCACACCTTCTACTGCCAGACCTGCGGACAGATGGTGTCCCCCCGCACCTGCCCCCACGACAGCAAGCACCACCTGATCCTCTCTGGAACCAAGGTGCGCGGCATGCTCCGTGCTGGTGAGAACCTCCCCAGAGAGTTCACCCGCCCAGAAGTGGCAGAGATCCTGCGGGCTGCTTACAACGCCCAGGACTGA
- a CDS encoding YchJ family protein, with the protein MTVAMTPVFYPPFKPCPCKSGRSHQGCCQPLLEGTRTAITAQELMRSRYTAYVLKNEAYLLRTWHENTRPESLDLALDSTQWESLTLHGSTSGGPTDTEGTVEFTARYKAQGQRHQMRENSRFVRTEGQWQYLDGSVTGT; encoded by the coding sequence ATGACAGTAGCCATGACCCCTGTGTTTTATCCACCTTTCAAACCCTGTCCCTGCAAATCTGGGCGGTCCCATCAGGGGTGCTGCCAGCCCTTGCTGGAAGGCACCAGAACTGCCATCACAGCCCAGGAGCTGATGCGCTCCCGTTACACAGCCTATGTGCTCAAAAACGAGGCTTACCTGCTCCGCACATGGCATGAGAACACCCGTCCTGAAAGCCTTGATCTGGCCCTTGACAGCACCCAGTGGGAATCCCTGACCCTCCATGGCAGCACTTCAGGAGGCCCCACAGACACCGAGGGCACCGTGGAATTCACTGCCCGATACAAAGCACAGGGCCAGCGCCACCAGATGCGCGAAAACAGCAGGTTTGTCCGCACAGAAGGACAGTGGCAATATCTGGATGGCAGTGTGACCGGAACCTGA
- a CDS encoding App1 family protein — MVTRTEEADVQRIIKLLKKLPRRRPLQLVPYRGFGTPTTLHLRGRVLLAFNLLPASKESSRWRNFRNMWARFASDEIRGVQVSATIGNQTFHAETDSEGFYDIHAHLPDPLPPGWQFVTLELEDGTECRGEVLVSDNADFGIISDLDDTVLQTGATAIFRMVMMIIFSNAHTRLPFKGVSSLYHAFHTEKNPIFYVSGSPWNIYDLLAEFMDINQIPRGPMVLKDWGALNLKNQKGHKLRFIREILNTYPDLPFLLIGDSGEKDPEIYQQIVQEFPRQIKAVYIRNVTPGPEREKAVETIAHHVQGLGVPFLLARDSLEVALHACSLGLIKQEELQTVQTHMQK; from the coding sequence ATGGTCACGCGAACCGAAGAGGCCGATGTGCAGAGAATCATCAAGTTGCTGAAAAAACTTCCCCGCAGAAGACCCCTGCAACTCGTCCCCTACAGAGGATTCGGGACACCCACCACCCTGCACCTCAGGGGCCGGGTTTTGCTGGCCTTCAATTTGCTGCCCGCCAGCAAGGAAAGCAGCCGCTGGAGGAACTTCCGCAACATGTGGGCCCGTTTTGCCAGCGATGAAATCCGGGGGGTGCAGGTCAGTGCCACCATTGGCAACCAAACCTTCCATGCCGAAACCGATTCAGAAGGGTTCTACGACATCCACGCCCACCTGCCTGATCCCCTTCCTCCAGGCTGGCAATTTGTCACCCTGGAACTCGAAGACGGCACCGAATGCCGGGGCGAGGTGCTGGTCTCAGACAACGCCGATTTTGGGATCATCTCCGACCTGGACGACACCGTGCTGCAAACCGGAGCCACAGCCATCTTCCGCATGGTGATGATGATCATTTTCTCCAACGCACACACCCGGCTGCCCTTCAAAGGGGTCTCCAGCCTTTACCACGCTTTTCACACCGAAAAGAATCCCATTTTTTACGTTTCAGGCAGCCCCTGGAACATTTATGACCTGCTGGCTGAATTCATGGACATCAACCAGATTCCCCGGGGACCCATGGTGCTGAAAGACTGGGGGGCCCTCAACCTCAAAAACCAGAAAGGCCACAAGCTGCGTTTCATTCGGGAAATCCTCAACACCTACCCGGATCTGCCCTTCCTGCTGATTGGAGACAGCGGTGAAAAAGACCCTGAAATTTACCAGCAGATCGTGCAGGAGTTTCCCCGGCAAATCAAAGCCGTTTACATCCGCAACGTGACTCCTGGTCCAGAGCGGGAGAAAGCCGTAGAGACCATTGCCCATCACGTTCAGGGGCTGGGGGTGCCTTTCCTGCTGGCCAGGGATTCCCTGGAAGTGGCCCTGCACGCCTGCAGCCTGGGCCTGATCAAGCAAGAAGAATTGCAAACGGTGCAAACCCACATGCAGAAATGA
- the gcvT gene encoding glycine cleavage system aminomethyltransferase GcvT has protein sequence MDENLKRTPLHQSHLALKARMVPFGGWDMPVQYTGVIQEHQAVREHAGMFDVSHMGEFRFKGPDALNFLQGITPNDVSKLKPGRAQYNMLPSNQGGLIDDIYIYCIQPDEYLMVVNASNIDKDFAHIQSLLKGDLEFSNESDQWGLIAVQGPKAEEILQPHIDTDLGKKKKNSVFFAQLLGFNVMLARTGYTGEDGFEVFIKAEQAPQIWEKLLELGITPAGLGARDTLRLEAGFPLYGHEFNDTLTPLATHYGWVIKDKDFYGKAALTGQPTLRKLVGLTLEKVPAREGYPVKAAGEVVGMVTSGTLSPSLKKPIAMAYVDVAALDQNLTVEVRGKDAAAQVVELPFLSK, from the coding sequence ATGGATGAAAACCTGAAACGCACCCCCCTGCACCAGAGCCATCTGGCCCTGAAAGCCAGAATGGTTCCTTTTGGTGGCTGGGACATGCCCGTCCAATACACTGGAGTGATCCAGGAGCACCAGGCTGTTCGGGAACATGCTGGCATGTTCGATGTCTCCCACATGGGAGAATTCCGTTTTAAAGGCCCGGATGCCCTGAATTTCCTGCAGGGCATCACCCCCAACGATGTCTCCAAACTGAAACCCGGACGTGCCCAGTACAACATGCTGCCCAGCAACCAGGGCGGCCTCATCGATGACATTTACATCTACTGCATTCAGCCCGATGAGTACCTGATGGTGGTCAATGCTTCCAACATCGACAAGGACTTTGCCCATATTCAGAGTTTGCTGAAAGGTGACCTTGAATTCAGCAATGAATCTGACCAGTGGGGCCTGATTGCCGTGCAGGGACCAAAAGCAGAAGAAATCCTGCAACCCCACATTGACACCGACCTGGGCAAAAAGAAGAAAAACAGTGTGTTCTTTGCACAACTGCTGGGCTTCAACGTGATGCTGGCCCGCACCGGATACACCGGAGAGGACGGCTTTGAAGTGTTCATCAAAGCCGAACAGGCCCCCCAGATCTGGGAAAAGCTGCTGGAACTGGGCATCACCCCTGCAGGTCTGGGGGCCAGAGACACCCTCCGTCTGGAAGCGGGTTTCCCCCTGTATGGCCATGAATTCAATGACACCCTGACCCCCCTGGCCACCCACTACGGCTGGGTGATCAAAGACAAAGACTTTTATGGCAAAGCAGCCCTGACCGGACAGCCCACCCTCCGCAAGCTGGTGGGCCTGACCCTGGAGAAAGTGCCTGCCAGAGAAGGCTACCCTGTCAAAGCTGCAGGAGAGGTGGTCGGGATGGTCACTTCCGGGACCCTCAGCCCCAGCCTCAAAAAACCCATTGCCATGGCTTATGTGGATGTGGCAGCTCTGGACCAGAACCTGACGGTGGAAGTCCGGGGCAAAGACGCTGCGGCCCAGGTGGTGGAGTTGCCCTTTTTAAGCAAGTAA
- the gcvH gene encoding glycine cleavage system protein GcvH, with amino-acid sequence METPIELKYARTHEWVRTEDDVITVGITDYAQDQLGDVVYVELPELGREVSIGEGVAVVESVKTASDIYSPATGVIVEVNEALGDSPEQVNESPYEGGWLFKVRITDLSDELVDAQEYEQYME; translated from the coding sequence ATGGAAACCCCCATTGAACTGAAGTACGCCAGAACCCACGAATGGGTTCGCACCGAAGACGACGTGATCACCGTGGGCATCACCGACTATGCACAGGACCAGCTGGGCGATGTGGTGTATGTGGAACTCCCCGAACTGGGCCGCGAGGTCAGCATTGGAGAAGGCGTGGCCGTGGTGGAGTCCGTCAAGACCGCTTCTGACATCTACAGCCCTGCCACTGGCGTGATTGTGGAAGTCAACGAAGCCCTGGGAGACAGCCCCGAGCAGGTCAACGAAAGCCCCTACGAAGGCGGCTGGCTGTTCAAGGTGCGCATCACCGATCTGTCTGATGAACTGGTGGATGCACAGGAATACGAACAATACATGGAGTGA